Proteins co-encoded in one Dendropsophus ebraccatus isolate aDenEbr1 chromosome 9, aDenEbr1.pat, whole genome shotgun sequence genomic window:
- the LOC138801087 gene encoding uncharacterized protein, giving the protein MQMSRAGSDTDGWIDYRVGSDTYEWMGDYRAGSDTYEWMGDYRAGLDTDEWIGDYRSGSDTYEWMGDYRVGSDTYEWMGHYRAGSDTDEWIGDYRVGSDTYEWMGYYRAGSDTYEWMGDYRVGSDTYEWMGDYRVGSDTYEWIGDYRAGSDTDEWMGDYRAGSDADE; this is encoded by the coding sequence ATGCAGATGAGTAGAGCCGGCTCGGATACAGATGGGTGGATAGACTATAGAGTCGGCTCGGATACATATGAGTGGATGGGAGATTATAGAGCTGGCTCGGATACATATGAGTGGATGGGAGATTATAGAGCTGGCTTGGATACAGATGAGTGGATTGGAGACTATAGATCTGGCTCGGATACATATGAGTGGATGGGAGATTATAGAGTCGGCTCGGATACATATGAGTGGATGGGACATTATAGAGCTGGCTCGGATACAGATGAGTGGATAGGAGACTATAGAGTCGGCTCGGATACATATGAGTGGATGGGATATTATAGAGCTGGCTCGGATACATATGAGTGGATGGGAGATTATAGAGTCGGCTCGGATACATATGAGTGGATGGGAGATTATAGAGTCGGCTCGGATACATATGAGTGGATAGGAGATTATAGAGCTGGCTCGGATACAGATGAGTGGATGGGAGATTATAGAGCCGGCTCGGATGCAGATGAGTAG